Below is a genomic region from Immundisolibacter sp..
CATGACCATGACGGGTCCGCAGCCCGGCTTCGTGGTCAACGCCGGCCGCCGCGCCAAGGCATTGAAGATACGCACCGTACTGGAGGAGGCCGCAGGCGGCTCCAGCGCTGGTCGGCGGCTGCTGGATGTGGGCACCGGCAATGGCCAGATTGCGCAGATTCTCGGCCAGACCTGCGACGTGATTAGCATCGATCCGCGCGACCAGCGGCAGGCGGCCGTTGGTTATCGGTATGTGCGGGCGGGCACCGCGTTGCCGTTTGCCGGTGCCAGTTTCGACCTTGCCGTGTCCAACCACGTCATCGAGCATCTTGACGATGCGGCTTCGCACCTGGATGAACTGGCCCGGGTGGTGCGCCCAGGCGGCCTGGTTTATCTGGCCACGCCGAATCGGCTATGGCCGTGGGAAGTGCACTATCGAGTGTGGTTGCTGCACTGGCTGCCACAGTCGCTGTTCGAACGGGCGCTGCGCCTACTGGGTCGCTACCGCGAGCCGCTCCACCTGCTCTCGTTGCGGCAATTGCGGACGTTTTGCGACGAGCACTTCGATCTGACGGACTACGCGCCACGCATTACCCGATGGCCGGCCCGGTATCACCTGGAGGTGCCGTCGTGGATCGGCGCGTGTCTCGCGGCGCTTCCTTTATCGATCTACAGGCTGTTTGCAGTCGGATTGCCCACCCTGGTGGTGGTACTTCGGCGACGCTGACCCTGCCTCATTGAGCACGGACGACGTTACGGTCCACTGGCAGCACAGTCCTGCGCCGAGCCGCAGTGCAGGAAAAGGGCCCGTCATGCGCTCAAGTGTTTGTGCAGCGAATTACGCATCAGTTATGGCGCAAATATAGTCTTCGAATTTCCCGGATGGTGTCCGGGGTATCTCGTTGCAGTAGGTGAGCTGTACTTCGAAGTACTCGCCCAGGCGTTGGGCAGCCAGGGTGCGCAGCGCAGCCTCCTGTGCGCTGTCCAGCGGCAGCGGTGCGACTAGCCGAATTTCGAGCGCCTGCCGGCTTTTCTGTACGATCTGCCACTGCCGTACTGATGTGAAGCTCGCCATCGCGCCGCTGCCCAGTTGTGGCCACCAGCGATCGCCATTGGGCCGAACCCACATATTGCGTTCGCGGCCAAGAATCTTGCTAAGCACCGCCAGGCCGCGGCCACACGGGCACCGGTCGCCGACTTGCGCATAGTCTCCGAGGGCATACCGAAGCAGGGGGGTGGCGAAGTTGTAAAGAGGGGTTGCCACTACCTGTCCCACCTCGCCTGGCCCGCACGGACGGCCGTCAGCGTGCAGGATTTCCAGCCGGACGACCTCTTCCTGCACATGGTAGTGATCATGATGCGGGCACTGCAGGGCCAGGTAACCGAGTTCCTGACTCGAATAAACGTCGCTTACGTCGACGCCCCATGCTGCCTTGCACGCGTGTCGCACGTCATCGTCGACCGGCTCGCCGACACAGCGGACCTGACGCAATCCCGGCAGTCGAACGCCTTGCGCCAGGCTGAGGTTCGCCAAGGCTCGCAGATTTGACGGCAAGCTCAGCAAGTAGGCAGGATCTTGCTCGGCCAGCCATTCCAGCTGTCGGTGCAGCCCGACTTCGACGTCCAGCAAAATGGCGGGACCGGTCGAGCAGACCAGCGCCGTGGGTGGACCCCAGGAGCCCTCGAGCCGGCCCTGCGGTGATTTCGCCCGGTCGTCCTTAAACACGCGGATTGCCGCGAGTTTTCTCGAAACATCACGCCGTTGCCAATGATGTTCGCGCAGTGTCACGGCCCACCAGATGAGCTGCGCCAGCCCGGTTTTGGTGATCGTGACAGGCGTGGCGGTTGAGCCTGATGTGCTGACCTCCACGCTGCGGCCGTGCCCCGGTGGTAATTTCTGCGCGCGCAGTGCAGTCCCGGCAGCTTGCACTTCGCTGCGTGTCATGATCGGCAGTGCTTGCCACAGGTCGGGTGTTACCGCGCGACCGGGTTGGTAGCCCACGGCCAGCAACCGCTGCCGGTAGAAGGGCACCTGTTGCCAGGTGTGGTAGAGCAGGGCGGCGAGGCGTTGCGCCTGGGACCTGTCAAGCGCCTGCCGATCGCTCCATTGAGTCACTTCCCAATCTTGGAGCAAGGCGCGCAGGCGGTCTGGCAGCAGAAGCCTGGCGTGGCGGCCTGGGGACGTGGACGAGTCGGTCATCCGGGTATTTAACGCTTGACTACGGTTGGGTTGCGCTTGATTCTTGAGGCTCGCAGTGTCGCCGATCCGGCTGCATATCGTTTTCCCTTGCGCCCCGCTGCCCACGGGCCGCCGTGATGGCGGTGGCTCGCTTCGGGCCGGGTTGGACGTGGGTGGTAGATGGCTGTTTGCAAAACCGACCGGGTGACCCCGCGGGTGTCTGGTCTTGCCGTCAGTTCAGGGGAGTCATGGAAAAGTCTGATCACTGGAAAGTCCACGCCCAGCAGTGGGCCCACCATGGCTCCCCGCTGCGGCCGAGTGTGGATGATATTCGCCCACTGGAATCGGCTGTAAATGCCCGCAGACCGGGCACAGTTGGCTTGGGTCGCGCGCTGCTGCTGGGTGTGACACCGGAGATCGCGCACATGCGTTGGCCCGATGGGACCTATCTGGTGGCCGCCGATCGCAGCATGGAAATGATCCACAGTATCTGGCTCCCTGAGCCGCCCCCGGGGGGCAGTGTCAGTTGTGCGGACTGGCAGCGGCTGCCGTTCGGTGGCGGTTGTTTCGACTCCGTTCACGGTGACGGTTGCTTTAACGCGCTGGATTACCGCGCCCAGTATGGAAGCGTGGCCAGGGAACTGCGGCGCGTATTGGTGCCGGGGGGGATTTTTACCCTGCGCGCCTTTCTGCGCCCCCAGGTCAGCGAGCAGCCGGAACAGGTGTTCGCTGATCTGCACGCCGGGAGGATCGCCGGCTTTCACGCCTTCAAGTGGCGTCTTGCCCAGTCTTTGCACGGTTCGATTGAGCAAGGTATTCCGGTGGCCAGAATCTGGGAGGCGTGGCACGCCGCTGGCGTGGATGTGAAGGCACTCGCCGCGCGCACCGGCTGGAGCGAGGGCACCATTGCCACTATTGATGTTTACCGTGGCGCTCCCGCCGTTTACACCTTCCCCACGTTGCCGGAATTGAGGGCTGCCGTTGAAGGAATTTTCACGGAACTCGATTGCCAGTTTGGCGGCTACGAACTGGGCGAGCGCTGTCCGACACTGATCTACCAGGCAGCATGAGGTTCAACAGCGCCCTGCCGGGCATCAGGTGGCCCGCCTACCCGGACGAGCAGGCTGCCCGCCTCATGGCAGGGCTCTATCAGTTGGAACATAGCCAGTGGCAGCCACCGGACAAATTGCGCCAGCGGCAGTTTGAGCAATTGGCGCCGCTACTCGAACACGCCGCTATTCATGTGCCCTTTTACCGCGAGCGGCTGCGCGCGGGTGGCTGGGAGCTCACACCCGGACTGGACGCGCAACGCTGGTCGCAGATTCCCCTGCTCACGCGCGCCGACATACAGCGGGCCAGCGCGGCACTGATGAGCGATGCACCACCGCCGGCTCACGGTGGGCACCATGTGGCGCAGACCTCGGGCTCGACGGGCGAGCCAGTGAAGGTCACCAAGACACAGGTTTGCCAGTACTTCTGGCAGCTGTGCACGCTGCGCAATCACTTCTGGCACCGGCGTGACTTCCAGGGTCGTTTCGCGGCGATCCGGGTCTTCGCGGCCGGCGCCGCGGCGCCCGACGGCGAGACGTTTGCCGGCTGGAGTCGCGCCACCAGTCGCCTGTTCAGCAGCGGGCAGTCCATGCGCCTTGATCTGCGCACCGATATCGTGGTGCAAGCGCGCTGGCTGGAGCGGCACAACCCGCACTACCTGCTCACGTTCCCGTCCAATTTGCACGGGCTTATCGAATACTTCGAACACGCTAACGTGCGACTGCCGGCGCTTTCCGAGGTGATCATGGTGGGCGAAATCGTTTCGCCCGAGTTGCGCGCGGACTGCCTGCGCGTTTTGGGTGTTCCGCTGACCGACACCTACAGCTCGGAGGAATTCGGTTACCTGGCCCTGCAATGTCCTGACCACGCGCATTACCACGTCCAGTCCGAGAACGTGCTGGTCGAGGTACTCGACGACGACGGACGGCCCTGCGTGCCTGGCGCTGTCGGGCGGTTGGTGGTCTCCAGCCTGCATAATTTCGCGATGCCGCTTATCCGCTACGAAATCGGCGATCTGGCCGAGGTGGGCGGGCCGTGTGCCTGCGGACGTGGCCTGCCGGTTCTGAAGCGCATCATCGGACGGGTCCGCAATCTGGTGCGCCTGCCCACGGGTGAACGTCGTCTGCCGATCGTCGGCTACCGGGGTTTTCGCGACATAGCGCCGATTCGCCAGTACCAGTTCATTCAGCGAACTCTGGAGCAAATTGAGGTGCGCCTGGCGGTTGAAAGGCCGCTCACCGGCGATGAGGAGGCGCGTTTGCGCGTCCATATCCAGCAGTCGCTGGATTACCCCTTCCTGATTGTTTTTGTTTATATGCCGACGATTCCGCGTACCAAGGCCGGCAAGTTCGAGGAGTTCATGTGTGCCATACCGGGCTGAGCCGGCGCCGCGGGTTCCATGAGTAAGTCCCGTAGTGACTGGCAGGCAGTCAAATGAACAAGCGAATCCCTGTGACGATCCCCGACCCAGCCACGCGTTTATCGAGCCTGATTGCCAGTCAGTGGATGTCACAGGCGATCTACGCTGCTGCGCAATTGCGCATTCCGGATCTGCTTGCCGACAGCGCCATGAGCAGCGAAGAACTTGCCGGCGCGACACAGACGCATGCGCCGTCCCTGCATCGCTTGCTGCGGGCGCTGACGACGCTCGACATCTGCGAGGAGCTTGGGGACGGAGTGTTCGCCCTGACGCCCATGGGCGCTTTGCTGCGGGGCGACAGCGCCGAGTCCCTGCGCGCCTGGGCCTTGTATTCCGGGGGCTCTCAGTGGCCAGTTTGGGGGCACCTGATCGACAGCATCAGGACCGGTCGCAGCGCCCGGCATCTGATCACCGGGAACAAGGCGTTCGAGCACGCCGAGCGCGATCCTGAAGTGGCGGCGATCTTTAATCAGGCGATGGTCGAGTTGACCCGTCTGGTTGCCACCCGGGTTGTGTACGCGTACGACTTTTCGACCTTGCAGCGGATTGTTGACGTCGGCGGTGGTTCCGGCCAGCTGTTGGCCGCCATCCTGCGGGTTCACCCGGCAGTGCGGGGCGTGCTGTTCGATTTGCCACATGCCATTGAAGCGGGCAGGCGCCTGATCGCCGAGGCGGGGCTCGCGCAGCGTTGCGAAATCGTCGCCGGCGACTTCTTCGAGGCCGTGCCCGGCCCCGCCGATGCCTATTTGCTCAAAAGCGTGCTGCATGACTGGGACGACGAGCAAAGCCTGGCGATTTTGCGCAACTGCTATCGGGCGATGACCGCGCAGGGCAGGCTTCTGCTGGTCGAACGGGTTGTTCCGTTACGGCTCGGAGTGTCGGCCGAGCATCAGACCCTTGCCCGGATCGACCTGAACATGTTGATCGGGCCAGGGGGGCGGGAGCGGACCGAAGCCGAGTTTCGGGCACTTCTGACGGCGGCGGGTTTTTGTCTGCATCGGGTCGTTGAGGTGGAGCTGTCGTTCAAGCTGATCGAGGCGACCCGAGTTCAATGATGGCTGAGTTGAGCAGTTTTCCGGTAGCGAGCCAGGTGGCGGCGACATGTCGGGGGCGGATGCCGCCTTGTCGCCCGTGCCACGGTCGTCGCTCCGTTGTCCTGAGTTGCGCCGGATGTGGTGCCGACGCAGCCGGCGGCGGCATAATCGCCATCAGCTTGCGCTGCCGAACAGCACGGCACCGCGATCCGTCACGATCCTTTATTTCAATCCCGCACCCATTCGTCGCTTGCCGGTAACCAAACACGTGCCCCAAAACAATCCGAAACGCCGTAAGGCCACCGCTCCCACCGCGAGTCGCACAACTCCGGCGACCAGAGTGTTGCTTATCAACGGTCTGGATGATCTGAGCAATGCCACCATTGTGGGAATTTCCAATGGGGTGCAGTTTTCTTACACCGGCAATATCGACCTGATGGGCGATCTGGGGCACCCGAACCTTTCCGTCAGCCAGTTATTGCTCGGCTGCCTGCGTGAGGCGCCCATCAAAATGGCCATGCCCGCGGTCATCTTCAACTGTATTGCCGACCCGGACAGTCACGGTCGCAGCCTGGACCGGGCCAGTGAACTTCTGGAACAGGCCCGCGTGCCGGTGCTGAACCGGCCCCAGAACGTACGCAAGACCACCCGGGACAATATCTATCGACTGCTGCATAACACGCCGGGCCTGGTGGTGCCGCGCACTGTCCGACTGGCGCCCCGGCGTCTGTCGGATATCCGTGCCGCGATGGCCGACGGCGACATCGGAATGCCGTTTCTGATTCGTCCGGCGGGCCAGCATGGCGGGGCCGGTTTGCTCAGGGTCGACAGCGAATCCGATCTGGGGCAGCTTGAGCGTTTCGCCTTCGATGGCCGTGGCTACTACCTGACCGAGTTCGTGGATTTTCGCAGTCCGGACGGGCTGTACCGCAAGTATCGCCTGATCATGCTGGATGGCCGGGTTTATCCGCGCCACTTGATTGCGTCCGACCACTGGAACATCCATTCCCGCAGCCGCAGTACGGTGATGCAGAACAATCTTGAACTCATTGCGCAGGAGCAGGCCTTCCTCGACCATCCAGAGCGGCACTTCAAGGAGTCGGTGCAACAGGCGCTGGCGCAGATTCGGCGCGAACTGGAACTCGACTATTTCGGGGTGGATTGTGGGCTCAATGCCGATGGCGACCTGGTGGTTTTTGAAATCAACGCCTGCGTTAACGTCATCCAGCGCCACCAGGCACCCTTTGGTTATCTCAACGCAGCGGTAGAGCGCATTCGTACCGGCGTCATCGAAATGGTGCTGCGTCGCGACCGTAATCGCAGTGCCTGAACGGGACGGCTACCGCGAGATTTTCAACCACCGCGGCGGCGCCTACCATCGCGCCATGGCGGATTGGCCGCGGGCACGCCAGCTGGAGTTTCAGCACATGCTGACGGCCGCCCGGGTGCGGGCCGGCATGACGGTGTGCGACGTCCCCGCCGGCGGCGGTTATCTGCGCGATTATTTACCCACCGATGTCCTGTATCTGGCGGTCGAGCCCTCATTGCCCTTTGCGCGCCTGTGTGGGCCACCCGGTCAGGTGGTGCTCAGCGAGATCGAACAGTTGCCCTTCGTCGGGGACAGCGTCGACCGTTTTATCTGCCTGGCGGCCCTGCACCATGTGACCGACTGCGCCGGCTTCTTCAGCGAAACCCAGCGCTGCCTGCGGCCGGGTGGGCTTCTGGCGCTGGCGGATGTAGTCGAGAACTCGCCGGTCGCCCGATTTTTGAATGACTTTGTCGACACACACAATCCGGCCGGACATCGGGGCCGCTTTCTGTCCACGGATACCGAGCGGCAACTGCACCGCGCGGGCTTGAGGGTGGAAACGGCGCAGCGAATTGCTTACCCGTGGACATTTCCCGACCGCCCGGCCATGGCCCGCTTCTGTGCCTTGCTGTTTGGGCTGGAATCCAGCGAACAGACCACGCTGGCTGGCATCGACCAGTACCTCACGCCCCGCCTGACGTCGCACGGCGCCAGTCTGACCTGGGAGCTGCGCTTCCTCACAGCGGGCAAGTTGCCCTGATGTGTATTGTGCCGGCATACCCGCGGCTGCGGCTGGCTGGACCGGCGCGCGGGTCGCGGCCTGTCCCGGGTGACCCAGCAACGCGAATGCTATCCTGCCTTCGAACCTCGAGACCAATCCAGTTCATCCCGCTTGCAGAAACGGAACGCCATGATTTATCGCACCACCAAACCCTCGGCCCTGATTCCGCCGGCGACTAAAGCCGTCTTCTGGTTCGGGGTCGCTTCACTGACCTTGAGTGCTTGCGGCGAGGCCATCCCGGCGCTACCCGAGGTGCCACAGAAGATCATCGCGCCGGGCATTGCAGCGCATCTACAGCGGACACATCGGGCCGCGGTTGAGCTGCCGAAGGACGTCGACGCGGTCGGCAGTTACTGCATGACATTGCAGACCTACCCACCGTCCGCGGCGTTGTCCGTTACGTGTTACGAACATCTTCAGGGGCTCAAGCCGGACAACTTCAAGTGGCTGTATTACCAGGCGCTTGCCCAGGGTCAGGCCGGCCAGGCGGACAAGGCCAGGGCCACGCTTGAGCGCGTGCTCGAGCGGGAGCCGGACTATATGCCGGCGCGCCTGCGGCTGGGCGCGGCCCAGCTTGGCGCCAAACAGCACCGCCAGGCGGTGGCAAGCTTTCAGGCGGCGATCAAGCAAAGTCCGCGCTCGGCGCAAGCTCACTTCGGTCTTGGCCGGGCGCTGGAAGCGAGCGCCGACAAGGACCAGGCAATCAAGGCCTACCGACAGGCCCTGGCGATAGCGCCGCAATTTGGCGCGGCCAATAGGGGCCTGTCGCGTTTGCTGAAGGATGCTGGGAAGGCCGGTGAGGCACGACGTTATGCGGCCCTGGCCCGACGTTTCCGGAACATCGGTGCACCTGAGCCTGACCCGTTGCTCAACGCCCTGCGTCGGCAGGATCAAAGCGCTGCTGCCTATGCACGGCGTGCTGACGCCTTGGCCGCCAAAGGCAGCCGGGCCGCGGCGATCAAGGCGCTTGATGCGGCGCTGGTCAGCGACCCGACGTTCCTGCCGGCTCATGTCCGTTTGATCGATCTGTACCGGCAGCAGAAGGCCTATGACAAGGCGGAGTTCCATTACCGCAAGGCCCTGGCCTTGCGCCCGACGGCGTATGTGGCGGAAATCAACTACGGTCGTGCATTGCAGGACCAAGGCCAACTCGACAAGGCAGCGGTGGCTTACCGGAATGCGATCAAGGCCGATGACACACGTGCCGCCGGCTACCTGCTACTGGGGCGAGTGCTCGAACGCCAGGGCAGTACCAGCGAGGCGCTGAAACAGTTTCGGGCCGCTGCAAAGAAAAAGCCTGCTGCGGCGATGGCGCACTTCGAAACCGGACGTTTGCTGCTCAAGACCGGCCAGCTGACGGCTGCCGGTGCGGCGTTCGACAAAGCCGCTGCCAACTCGGCGAATCCCGCCTTGACCCTCCTGAGCATTGGCAACCTGTACGGCGAAGCGAAGCAGCCGACGCACGCGCTCAGCCGCCTTGACCAGGCCAAGCAGCGGGCCACGGCCAACGGACAGAAGCGGCTGCTAGCGGCAATCGAGAAGGCGCGCGCGAAATGGCAGGCCGGTGGCGCCAAACCCGCGCCCGCGAAAAAGAAATAACGTCAGCTCCAGGGCCGGCCAGCAGGGCGGGGCATTGGTGCGATGTCGTCGGCGTGGTGCCGCCCGCGGCGGGTGCCTGGACATTTTTGGTGACGGGCCGGTGTAAACGCCGGCCTCTGCTGCCGGTAACCCCGCGCAACAACTGCGCACCGCAGGTTTGCTCGGACGGGGGATGCCCTGTGTCAGCTTCAGCTGTTGGGCTGGGCACCAGCCGACGCCGTGGCCGGGAATAATGCCCGCCACGCGATGACCGCCCAGGCGATCCACACCAGATGAATGGCAATGGTAATCACGCCCATCCAGGCGACCTCGTGGCTCCAGGTGATGCTGTAGAAATCCCACACGCCGTCGACGACCTCGGTCACGATCACCACCGGGATCACAGCCGCATACCGCAGCGGATCGCGCGCCCCCCACAGCGCTACCAGACCGATGGCGCCCAGCTGGATGCCAACGATGATCCAGGCATCCTGCAGAAGTTGGAACACGGGCTCGCCGCTGTGCAGGTCGACCCCCGGATACATCGAGCCGAGGAAGGACGCCGTTGCAAACGGCAGCGTGCCCACAAAATTGAACACGGCATAAAAGATGCCGATGGCAATGAAAAAGCTGCGGGCGGTTTTCATGACATTCCTCCATGTGAGCGGGACGGCACGTCAGAGTAACGCCCACCCTGAGTGATGATCAGGACGGGCACAGTATGGCAAATCGGCGGGGTGATGGTCGCCGCGGGATCTAGCCGGCTGCCGTGCGCAGTGCAGCGGCCCGGTCAGTGCGCTCCCACATGAACTCGGCCTCGTCCCGGCCGAAGTGTCCGTAAGCAGCGGTGGCCTGATAAATCGGGCGCTTCAGGTCCAGCATGCGCAGGATGCCGGCCGGGCGCAGGTCGAAATGTTCACGCACCAGGCGCGTGAGCACAGCGTTGCCGGCGTTTCCGGTGCCAAAGGTGTCGACCATGATGGAGGTCGGTTCGGCGACGCCGATGGCGTACGAAAGCTGCACTTCGCAGCGCTCGGCCAGGCCGGCAGCGACGATGTTCTTGGCTACGTAGCGGGCGGCATAGGCGGCCGAACGGTCGACCTTGGACGGATCCTTGCCGGAGAACGCGCCGCCACCGTGGCGAGCCATGCCACCGTAGGTGTCGACGATGATCTTGCGCCCGGTCAGGCCAGCGTCGCCCATCGGGCCGCCGATCACGAAGCGCCCGGTCGGGTTGACATGAATCGTCGGCTTGTCCGACAGCCACTCACCCAGCACCGGCTTGATGATTTCCTCGATCACCGCCTCGCGCAGGTCGGCCTGGCTGATCTCGGGCGAATGCTGGGTGGACAGGACGACCGTGTCGATGTGTACCGGCTTGCCGTTTTCGTAGCGGAAGCTGACCTGGCTTTTGGCATCCGGGCGCAGCCACGGCAGGCTGCCGTTCTTGCGCAGTTCGGCCTGGCGGCGTACCAGGCGATGGGCGTAGGTGATCGGCGCCGGCATCAGCACGTCGGTCTCGCGGCAGGCATAACCGAACATCAGACCCTGGTCGCCGGCGCCCATGTCGTCCGGATCAGCGCGGTCGACGCCCTGGTTGATGTCCGACGACTGCTTGCCCAGCGCATTGAAAACGGCGCAGGTTTCCCAGTCGAAGCCCATGTCCGAGCTGGTGTAGCCAATGTCCCGGATGACGCCACGGATGATGTCCTCGGCTTCGATGTAGACGCCTGGCGTTACCTTGATCTCGCCCGCCACCATGGCCAGGCCGGTCTTGGTCAGGCTCTCGCAGGCCACGCGCGCGTCCGGATCCTGCGCCAGATACGCATCCAGGATGGCGTCGGAAATCTGGTCGCAGATCTTGTCGGGGTGGCCTTCGGACACCGATTCGGAGGTAAATAGATAACTATCGGACATGGTCAAACCCTCAGGGGTGCGGATGGGCTGCGGGGACTGGCAGAGGGGGGGCGCATTAAAACACAGCCAGAAAACCCCTCAAAGCGGCGTAAATGCCCACACTCGCTGCTCGCTGACCACCGCGTCGAGCGGAATGTCCCAGACCCGCCGCGGCAGGTTCGCTAACCGTTGCAGGTTGAAGGCGGCGCCGACCAGGCGCGGCCTGCGCCAGGCATGGTTAAGGAGAAAGGCGAAGCTGCGGTCGTAGAAGCCCCCACCCATGCCCAGGCGATTGCCGCTCCCATCGAACGCCACCAGCGGCAGTATCACAAGATCCAGCATGTGCGAGTCCAGCCAAGCGCTTTTCTGTGCAACAGGCTCGGGAATGCCAAAGCGGTTATGGCGTAACGGCGCCCCAGGCCACCAGCGGGCGAACTGAAGCCGTCCGGGTCGTTGTGGAGACAGAATCGGCAGGTAGCAGGCTTTGCCGGCGGCAATGGCGCGCAACAGGGCGGGCAGGGGATCGATTTCGCCGTCGGCCGGCCAATAGCCAGCCACACGCTGGGCGCGCTGGAAGGCGGGCAATGTGGCCAGTTGCCTGGCCAGCGCCGCGCTGGCTGCCAGACGCTCGTGGCGCGGCAGCTGCCTACGCGCGATGCGCATGCGTCGGCGCAGCGCCGGCAGGGAAGCAGCCGACGACACGCCGTCGGCTGCCGGGGGATTAGTGGGCCCCACCACTTGTGCCGTCGTGGATCTTCACTCTTGAACCGGGGGTTCAAGGCGGAAGCAGGAGACGACCTTCAGGCTTCCCGCTACCAGGGCGGTCTTGCACACCGGCCATCGATCAGCTTCCAAAG
It encodes:
- a CDS encoding tetratricopeptide repeat protein — protein: MIYRTTKPSALIPPATKAVFWFGVASLTLSACGEAIPALPEVPQKIIAPGIAAHLQRTHRAAVELPKDVDAVGSYCMTLQTYPPSAALSVTCYEHLQGLKPDNFKWLYYQALAQGQAGQADKARATLERVLEREPDYMPARLRLGAAQLGAKQHRQAVASFQAAIKQSPRSAQAHFGLGRALEASADKDQAIKAYRQALAIAPQFGAANRGLSRLLKDAGKAGEARRYAALARRFRNIGAPEPDPLLNALRRQDQSAAAYARRADALAAKGSRAAAIKALDAALVSDPTFLPAHVRLIDLYRQQKAYDKAEFHYRKALALRPTAYVAEINYGRALQDQGQLDKAAVAYRNAIKADDTRAAGYLLLGRVLERQGSTSEALKQFRAAAKKKPAAAMAHFETGRLLLKTGQLTAAGAAFDKAAANSANPALTLLSIGNLYGEAKQPTHALSRLDQAKQRATANGQKRLLAAIEKARAKWQAGGAKPAPAKKK
- a CDS encoding phenylacetate--CoA ligase family protein, which produces MTQWSDRQALDRSQAQRLAALLYHTWQQVPFYRQRLLAVGYQPGRAVTPDLWQALPIMTRSEVQAAGTALRAQKLPPGHGRSVEVSTSGSTATPVTITKTGLAQLIWWAVTLREHHWQRRDVSRKLAAIRVFKDDRAKSPQGRLEGSWGPPTALVCSTGPAILLDVEVGLHRQLEWLAEQDPAYLLSLPSNLRALANLSLAQGVRLPGLRQVRCVGEPVDDDVRHACKAAWGVDVSDVYSSQELGYLALQCPHHDHYHVQEEVVRLEILHADGRPCGPGEVGQVVATPLYNFATPLLRYALGDYAQVGDRCPCGRGLAVLSKILGRERNMWVRPNGDRWWPQLGSGAMASFTSVRQWQIVQKSRQALEIRLVAPLPLDSAQEAALRTLAAQRLGEYFEVQLTYCNEIPRTPSGKFEDYICAITDA
- a CDS encoding methyltransferase encodes the protein MNKRIPVTIPDPATRLSSLIASQWMSQAIYAAAQLRIPDLLADSAMSSEELAGATQTHAPSLHRLLRALTTLDICEELGDGVFALTPMGALLRGDSAESLRAWALYSGGSQWPVWGHLIDSIRTGRSARHLITGNKAFEHAERDPEVAAIFNQAMVELTRLVATRVVYAYDFSTLQRIVDVGGGSGQLLAAILRVHPAVRGVLFDLPHAIEAGRRLIAEAGLAQRCEIVAGDFFEAVPGPADAYLLKSVLHDWDDEQSLAILRNCYRAMTAQGRLLLVERVVPLRLGVSAEHQTLARIDLNMLIGPGGRERTEAEFRALLTAAGFCLHRVVEVELSFKLIEATRVQ
- the metK gene encoding methionine adenosyltransferase → MSDSYLFTSESVSEGHPDKICDQISDAILDAYLAQDPDARVACESLTKTGLAMVAGEIKVTPGVYIEAEDIIRGVIRDIGYTSSDMGFDWETCAVFNALGKQSSDINQGVDRADPDDMGAGDQGLMFGYACRETDVLMPAPITYAHRLVRRQAELRKNGSLPWLRPDAKSQVSFRYENGKPVHIDTVVLSTQHSPEISQADLREAVIEEIIKPVLGEWLSDKPTIHVNPTGRFVIGGPMGDAGLTGRKIIVDTYGGMARHGGGAFSGKDPSKVDRSAAYAARYVAKNIVAAGLAERCEVQLSYAIGVAEPTSIMVDTFGTGNAGNAVLTRLVREHFDLRPAGILRMLDLKRPIYQATAAYGHFGRDEAEFMWERTDRAAALRTAAG
- a CDS encoding methyltransferase domain-containing protein; this translates as MRWPDGTYLVAADRSMEMIHSIWLPEPPPGGSVSCADWQRLPFGGGCFDSVHGDGCFNALDYRAQYGSVARELRRVLVPGGIFTLRAFLRPQVSEQPEQVFADLHAGRIAGFHAFKWRLAQSLHGSIEQGIPVARIWEAWHAAGVDVKALAARTGWSEGTIATIDVYRGAPAVYTFPTLPELRAAVEGIFTELDCQFGGYELGERCPTLIYQAA
- a CDS encoding RimK family alpha-L-glutamate ligase is translated as MLLINGLDDLSNATIVGISNGVQFSYTGNIDLMGDLGHPNLSVSQLLLGCLREAPIKMAMPAVIFNCIADPDSHGRSLDRASELLEQARVPVLNRPQNVRKTTRDNIYRLLHNTPGLVVPRTVRLAPRRLSDIRAAMADGDIGMPFLIRPAGQHGGAGLLRVDSESDLGQLERFAFDGRGYYLTEFVDFRSPDGLYRKYRLIMLDGRVYPRHLIASDHWNIHSRSRSTVMQNNLELIAQEQAFLDHPERHFKESVQQALAQIRRELELDYFGVDCGLNADGDLVVFEINACVNVIQRHQAPFGYLNAAVERIRTGVIEMVLRRDRNRSA
- a CDS encoding phenylacetate--CoA ligase family protein translates to MRFNSALPGIRWPAYPDEQAARLMAGLYQLEHSQWQPPDKLRQRQFEQLAPLLEHAAIHVPFYRERLRAGGWELTPGLDAQRWSQIPLLTRADIQRASAALMSDAPPPAHGGHHVAQTSGSTGEPVKVTKTQVCQYFWQLCTLRNHFWHRRDFQGRFAAIRVFAAGAAAPDGETFAGWSRATSRLFSSGQSMRLDLRTDIVVQARWLERHNPHYLLTFPSNLHGLIEYFEHANVRLPALSEVIMVGEIVSPELRADCLRVLGVPLTDTYSSEEFGYLALQCPDHAHYHVQSENVLVEVLDDDGRPCVPGAVGRLVVSSLHNFAMPLIRYEIGDLAEVGGPCACGRGLPVLKRIIGRVRNLVRLPTGERRLPIVGYRGFRDIAPIRQYQFIQRTLEQIEVRLAVERPLTGDEEARLRVHIQQSLDYPFLIVFVYMPTIPRTKAGKFEEFMCAIPG
- a CDS encoding methyltransferase domain-containing protein, producing the protein MTMTGPQPGFVVNAGRRAKALKIRTVLEEAAGGSSAGRRLLDVGTGNGQIAQILGQTCDVISIDPRDQRQAAVGYRYVRAGTALPFAGASFDLAVSNHVIEHLDDAASHLDELARVVRPGGLVYLATPNRLWPWEVHYRVWLLHWLPQSLFERALRLLGRYREPLHLLSLRQLRTFCDEHFDLTDYAPRITRWPARYHLEVPSWIGACLAALPLSIYRLFAVGLPTLVVVLRRR
- a CDS encoding BphX family protein codes for the protein MKTARSFFIAIGIFYAVFNFVGTLPFATASFLGSMYPGVDLHSGEPVFQLLQDAWIIVGIQLGAIGLVALWGARDPLRYAAVIPVVIVTEVVDGVWDFYSITWSHEVAWMGVITIAIHLVWIAWAVIAWRALFPATASAGAQPNS
- a CDS encoding class I SAM-dependent methyltransferase; the protein is MPERDGYREIFNHRGGAYHRAMADWPRARQLEFQHMLTAARVRAGMTVCDVPAGGGYLRDYLPTDVLYLAVEPSLPFARLCGPPGQVVLSEIEQLPFVGDSVDRFICLAALHHVTDCAGFFSETQRCLRPGGLLALADVVENSPVARFLNDFVDTHNPAGHRGRFLSTDTERQLHRAGLRVETAQRIAYPWTFPDRPAMARFCALLFGLESSEQTTLAGIDQYLTPRLTSHGASLTWELRFLTAGKLP